ctgtccttctctctctctctctgacacacacatacatactcgTACGCTCTCAGTTAAACCTAAGGGGCTCCACCATATCACCTCCCATACCCCCGCCCTGCGACGGAAAACAGGGTTAGGTTCTTTACCCTTTTATAAAAGTAGTAGTTAGATATTATAATTTTggaattttagaggatttgaataattattttaaaaatatcattttGGTACTGATTCCAcgtacatgtatgtatgtatgtgtatgcacGTGTGTGAGTTAGATTACCATGTTCCAAGAATCTCAAGAAAGTGATTAGATTTACCTGGGTATTGGCATCCACGAGGTAAGTGATTTAATACTTCTTAGTATGCTTTTTTaagaaatcttgaaaaattttaatttatattgccTGATAAAATAGTTTTAACGTTCTGCATCTGTTTGTTTAAATGGTTAAGCATGTTGTATTTTATCTCTGAAAATGGTACAAAATTATATAGGTATTTTGATATTTTCGTAGATAAGTTAATTTGGATATACGATCTGTCTTGATTAAGGGATTTGGAAAAACTAACTCGGTAATTTGTGAAAATACTTGAAGCCCATGGTGTTTGAGGATTGTCTCTATGAAGAAGAGGCTGGCATCACTCACCACCCTCATTTCATGCTCGAATCAAAGAACAACCCAATAGATGTTAAAAACAAGAATGctgcaacaaaaacaaaaataaaggaTTTTTTCAGCTAAAACCAGGCAATTTATGAGGAACACAAGATACCAAAGACCATAAGCAGATTTAATGGCTTCGATGATGTAACGTTGatttattctcaaaaaaaacaATGGCTGACTGGACAAACAATGGCAGTAATCTTTATTATAAGGATCAATGGCAATTTCAGCAAGGATTCGTCGTTTGAGGTTGCTGCCATCAGAATATTCATTGAAACTACTTTCAAACATTGGAAATAAAATTAAGCAGTAAAATAATCAGCTTAGAATGATCATTCTTTCAATACAAGCGGTATCATGATGTCTATGATTTTgggtttgtgatgctcttttgACAAGGAACATCTTATATTTTCTGCCTTTCCAAATCTTTTTCTTCAGTTTACtagttcttttcttctttgagaATGTAAATGTGATCATGACTTTGCTGCCATAATGTGCCCATTTGTTGAAAGTTTGCTAGTACTAAGCTTGGGTGGAATACATGTAGAACTTTTCAAAATGGCCACAGGAGCAGCACAAAATGGCTATCTGTGAAGAACTGTTGTCAGGTTGATCTTATATTCCAGTGGAATATATAGGTTTCTTTTGCACAACTGCAACTTTTTGCTGAGTATTATAAAGAATCATCTCCATAGTTTTAAATTCAGGAGACATGAACTCTGTAATAGATAATCCAATTAGTTTCCTCCTATCATTATTTTCCTAACTTTAACTTGAGCTGAATGATGAAGGCACTAGCCATACTAGAGAACTCTGTTTGTTATGGTATACTTCATGCATTTGCATAAAAATTCCACAGTTTATGAAGTATAGTACAATTCCAGTGAATTTTACATGAAACTTGGACTAAATAAAACTTCAGCAAAATTTATCTGCATCTCTGACATTCTTTCCACTGTAAAATTACAAACCAGGTCAGAGAGGTGAAACAGggaggggaaaaaaaggaaagcaagaggaaacaattttttttcaaaaaagggaTGGTGCTAAAATGGTCCTTGACCATAATTCAAATAAATTGACCCGCTTGTGCGAGATATTTGAGGGTCAAGTCAGGCATGGTTAGTGAGGAACCCTGAGAGGCAGGGGAAGGGCTTCATTGGGTGGCATTGGAATTGTCTTGAACTTGCAATCTACTGAGAATACTTGGGCAGCATTTTTGCGATTGACCTATCGATGAGCTGCAGGAGGATCCTTTCAAGCTCCTCACCATTGCTCCATTCATGGATTTCAGCCTTGAGCTGCTGAGGATTGTCACAGATGAGCTGCCACAGAGGGTATTCCTTCCTCGGCATCACATAGTCTTCTTCACTTAGCCTGAGAGAAGGGCAGTAGTCTCCCTTCCCGTCACCCAAGTAGATGAATCGCTTCTTTCCCTCTACAGAGGCTTGTGCTTGGATTCGCTCGATGATATTACCCTGTATTTGGCGAAATCAAGGATTGGATTGAGAGCCAAAGTAATAAGAGAATCGAGACTCACGGAAGGGCTATAGCAACCATGGTTCCTAAAAATCTTACTTTTAGCTGTGTGGGAAATTTGTTATTACAATGTTTTAGAGGTCTACATCAATGCTTTGCCATGTATTTGGCTAAGATATATTCTGTATTCTTTGCTCAGGGAAGTGATTAAAATCTGTTTTGACCTCCAAAGTTCAAACCAAATTgatctactctctctctctctcttttctgaaGCATTATGCAAAGGAGGAAAGACAAAAGTTACAActtaaataataagaaaattgtAAATTTTTTGGAAACATTGATGAAGTTATGGCTTGAAAAGGCACTAAATTTACATGGTTTAACCTCTATCTTCATGGTCAGAGAATATTTACCATAAGCAACCATTGGATTCCACCTTGCATCATGCGATGACACAAAACACCACAGTGAacaaataattaaagatttcttaaaaaaatagttaCCTTGCACATGTTTGGAGGACAGAGGCTGCAGCCATGGGAAGAGGTAGAGAAGTCATGGTAAGGGAAGATCCTAAGCCTCCCCTCCTCATCCACATAGCTTGGATTGGTATTAACCTCTGAGAAATACTCAAGAAGCCCATGGTGTTTGAGGATTGTCTCTATGAAGAAGAGGTTGGCATCACTCACCACCCTCAGCTCACACCTAAACCAAAGAAGAACCACCCATCAGCACAAGAAATGCGTAAACAACGGAAGAGTCGCAACCATCGGCCATGgcaaaagaaacaagaaagcgTACCCATGAGCGTAAGCCGATTTGATGGCCGCGATGACATGAGGATCCAATGGACCCCTCTTCAAGCAGTCTGCGATCTCCTCGACTGTCTTTCCCTGCGAATGCAGCTCCCTCATCATCCTATCCTGAAAGAGTTATAAAAGACAACAATATGCACTGAGAACTGAGCTGGATAGGATTTGTAATGGAGAAGAAAGCAACGGGCGGGATGCGGTATCGATGCACAAACCATGAGAGAATTCCACGGCATGGTCGG
This portion of the Phoenix dactylifera cultivar Barhee BC4 chromosome 11, palm_55x_up_171113_PBpolish2nd_filt_p, whole genome shotgun sequence genome encodes:
- the LOC103711193 gene encoding LOW QUALITY PROTEIN: inorganic pyrophosphatase 2 (The sequence of the model RefSeq protein was modified relative to this genomic sequence to represent the inferred CDS: inserted 1 base in 1 codon) codes for the protein MAGIIVVFDFDWTIIDCNSDSWVVHQLGATELFERLLPTMPWNSLMDRMMRELHSQGKTVEEIADCLKRGPLDPHVIAAIKSAYAHGCELRVVSDANLFFIETILKHHGLLEYFSEVNTNPSYVDEEGRLRIFPYHDFSTSSHGCSLCPPNMCKGNIIERIQAQASVEGKKRFIYLGDGKGDYCPSLRLSEEDYVMPRKEYPLWQLICDNPQQLKAEIHEWSNGEELERILLQLIDXVNRKNAAQVFSVDCKFKTIPMPPNEALPLPLRVPH